The following is a genomic window from Taeniopygia guttata chromosome 11, bTaeGut7.mat, whole genome shotgun sequence.
TCTTGTCCCAGTATGGACTGTGCCAGACAGGCCATGCCAGCATCCTCTCAAGAGCAAGGTCAATTCCCAGTTCAGCTCACAGGGTGTTTCTGAAGTAGAGAGGGCTGCAGAGCCTTGAACTTGCCCTGTTCCTGGTTTCAGGGTCAGCCATTGTCCCACATTCAAGTGGACACAACCAAGATTATGGATTAGGggtctgttttattttggttttgaatcAAAAGCTATCCTTCCTTGGGCTCCCCTAGGCAGGGAATATCTCAGCTGACATAACCAGATGCTCatccattcccttccctgttTGGGCACAGCATTTGTGGCATCTACCACATTGGCACCAGGGCAATGCCAGcacatgaaataaattaaaattacataCAGGGCTCAACCTTATCTCCTTCCTGGACCTCTGAATGTATCCTGGGTGACATCTCTGCCCTGCAGAAGGGAACATCTTTTGCAAAGATGTTCTCACATCCACATACACAGGCAcccttcccaaatcctgcatGGCTTCACCAACTAGGAACTCGCCACATTAAAATCCTCAATGCATCAAGGTTTAGTTTGATTCATATAGAAGTTTGACTATAAAGAAGTCCAAAATTTTGCACCTTTTTTCAAGTCCCTCTCCCCATTTTAAACCTGAGACTGGAGCCAAAACATCACTGGTTCCAGCACAGGTGACTCCTCTGCCAGGCCAAAAGCTGCAGAGGGGGTGACCAGCCCTGTGAAGCTCAAGCTCTCCTCAGGCAGCAGATCCTGggaatccaccccaaatccctgatgCTTCATCCCTGGCCCCAAAGGCAGCTGAAGCCAGCAGTGACTTGCTGCACTCACTCTTAACTGGCATTCCCTCATCAAGGGAGatcccctggagctgcagcaagagGCTGAGTGTCCCTTTCTGTCCCCTCTCCAGGAAGTCCTGCCCACTGGGGCGAATGCGAGGGGCTGGCTGGGCCTGGCGGGCACTGCCCAGCACGGGGTAGGGGTTGGGAACCGGGTCCAGGGAGGTAAAACACAGATTCTGAGCATTTCCTTCCAGCCTCCCTCGagctgcagggaaagaaaaaggagaaccTTGTCAGGAAATGATCTTACCTCAGTTTTCTGCACCCACAGCCCACAAACAACGTGATGACCCCCTCTTCACCTCTGCCTTATGCTTTCCCATCTTTCAGTCAGCTGTACAGACTACTTTAGGATCACCACACAGATTCACACTTCATCAGTGTGAATAGAGACTGTCGAGGACACCAAGGGACAAGGACATCCAGCTGTGTCACACCAAAgcacaaacccccaaacctgTACCAAGCATCAAGGACTCACCTGAGACGGGGCGTTTGTAATACTCTGGAAAGAGCGTTGGGTCTGGAGGAATGGGGCCAGAAATCCTGGATGGCCCTTCACACATCCTGCCACAcgctgctctgcctctgccacaGAAACCAACCACCACTGAGAACAGAAATGAGCAGGGCTCACTGAGCCACCAAAAAGGTACAtttaatatacatatatagagtggaatttctgattttcatttgACGCCTCACCCCCAGCTCCAGAGATGTCCTGCAGGTAGAAACCACCCCAAGTTGGACTCTCTGCAGGTGAAGGGTCCAGCAGCCCTGTCCATGCTGTGGGTCAGTGTTTTAACCAGTGCTGAAAATGCCCACAGTTGCTGTAATATTGGTACCTTCAGTACAAAATATCCTTTGTGGCTTTGTTCTCCCATATGGAAACATTGAATGCAGGCACAGAAGGAGTGACCAGGAAGCACGAGGCAGCTGGCCATCATCTGACAGCTTTTAGCCTGAGATTTGAATTATCCTGTACCCTGGGCTCCCTCTAAACGGTTCCTGTGGTTCAAACACAATTTGTCCAGAGGAAGCTGAAGGTCCTGCCCCACATGGCCATATCCTCCCTGAGAACACACCTGTGCTGTCACCACCCCTGagcaggctggggctgaccCTCAGAAGGACAAACACTttacaaaaagacaaaacatctCCCTCCAGGACCATGTGGGGCAGAGACTGGATTTCTGGGGAAGAGCCCAATGGGTTCTCAGGTGTTGGGGAGAAGAGAGTTACTTGCTTAGAAGAAcatgtttttcatttctgaagtaCTTTTCAAAGTACCACAGAACCACaagcccctgccctggcccacacagGTCCCTGTTGCTTCTCTTCTCTCCATGACAGAAGCACAGACCCTTCCACCAGGAAGGGACAGGAGCAGCCAGCATCAATTTCCCTACACTGTTCACCAAGATCTCCTGGATAGCATTTTTATACCTCCAACAAACCCACTCAGAACGTGAGCATGCAGGATGccacagcagcaggcacaggctgctgagGAGCTCTCAGCAGATGCCACAAGAGCCTCATCAGAGTCACACCACAATTTTGACAGGCGCCAGGGCAGCTTGGCTGGAGTCACTGCTGTAAGAGCTGGGGCTACAACCTGCACTCCCTGACTCCTGAGGCAGtaatttaaacatttctgaGACAACTTCAATGGAAAGAATCCCTTTCAGATCCTCAGCATGCCAGCACTGACGGGACGCAGCATCTGCAGTTTAATTTATAAACCAATAAACGATCAGTGCAAGGCTGAGTGAACCTGGCTCATAGCAACTAATGCACTGCAGTCTTCCTTGCTAAATCACCCCTGTTGACATGAGACCCATTAGCAAAATGCTGTTATTCATCTCCTGGACACAACGGCAGAGGCAATACAAGCAGTGCTGACTGCTGCACACCAGCATGCATGTGCAGCCTCTagccagctgctctggaaagGCTATTTCTGAAAAGCAGGCACAGACTCAGCCAGAGATAAAAGGATGCTGGCTTGGTATTATTTAATCTCCTCGATAATGGATCAACTAAGCCAGAACAGCCTCTCTTAttctagagggaaaaaaaaaaaaaagaaaaaaagaaagcgTTCACCATGAGCTCACTCCAGAACAGCTACTGGCTTTGAAATGCACATCTGATCTTGATCTGAACTCGAGTCCCAACCCAGTGATTTACACGCAAAATGACAGGCTGAAATCAAGACCTGTAACAGGGCAGACAATTACTGCGGGGGACTGAAGGAGGAAAGGCAAGCTGATGGGAGGCGGGGGATGAAGGCTCGTTTTATACCTTCGCATCCCAACTgcaccctgccctgctgcagggaatTTGCAAATGACACCCACTCCCTGATTTGCAAGTCACATCACCTCTGGCATGGGATCTTGCAAGATCAGACAACCTCATTACAATAGGGAGCATCTTGTCCACGTAGGGACCGACAGGGACACAAGCCCCCAGCTGCAGTGCCCCAGCCGCTGGCACTgacctctccagctgctgctctgctcccgcTAACCAGGGGCCCACTGGGGGGACACGAGTGACAGACCCTCATGGCTCACTCCTGCCAAGAGGGACTGTGTGACCTCTGCTGTCACTGCCACCTGCTTCATTTCTTGGGACAGCTTTGCAGCAccaccagccctgtgctgaGCCAATTCCACTCGCTGCTCCTGCATCAAACAAGTCACTTCTTTcactgggtttgttttctgcccATGTAAGCTTTTGTCCAAAAGGAATGTGATTTTTACATCCACTGGGGGATCAGAGAAGCACTGGAGGAAGCATCAGGGAAACACAGCAGGAGCACATATGAACACAGAGGAGAGGGATGAGGGAACAGGGTCAGCCTTCTTGGGGGCTTTCCTGCACCCAGGAAAGCATCTGCTTCCCCACCACATCAGAAACCTAAACATCAACAGTGCAGTACCCAACCTGCTGCCACCAGACACACACTACTTATGCATTCACAGGCTGTGAGACTCAGGCACGCTCTGCAGAAGCTGCCTAAATAAGTCCAGGCAAACAGATGTATGTGTGCCACTGCtctctgttcctgctcctcaccAGCCTCAGACTCCCTAGGGAAGAgtcacagctcccagccacccTGCACAGCTACAGGAGGCACAGAGCAGTTGCTGGAGTAACCCAATAACTCCAACACTGCTCACTCAGCCCCGTGTGCTGCTCCCTCCACCAGAACCATGGCTTTATGCTGGCCTAGGAGCCAAGCAATGCAGGTTCCAGTTCTCTCTCTCAGAGTGTCTGCAAGTTTAATAACCATTTACTCTACTCTGTGCCCTTTGCTGCAGCTTGACCTAGTGGTAAAAATGCTGCTTATCCCCTGGTAAATTGAGCCCCTTCAGAGCCTGTAAGAACCACAGCTTCCTTTTGTGGCTTGTTTTTGATATTGTAGTTAAGGTAACTGCAAAACATGGGAACAAACAAGGCACAGGCAGGTGCATTTCACAGCCTTGAGCCCCGGCATCTGACTTTGAAGCATTCCCTCTTTTCCACAGATGACATTTTCACTGTGCTTGGGTCCCTGGCCAGGAAGCTGCTACCACACACAGAGCTGATGCCAGCCCAGCTTCTTGCCTTCACGAGCCAATCTCTGCAAAAAGCATGGGAAAAAACATCCCACGGTTGTGATAAGCTGTGATAAGCAGAGCAAGTCATCTGCAGCAAATCAAAGGGCTAATCTCCGTGCAGCTGGTCTTGCACGCTTGATTCCTTCCTCAACAGTTTTAGCTGAAATGGAAAGTCACATCAGGATAACTTCCACGCCTGAGGGCTGCACTAAAACAGCACCAATGGATCTGTGACCATTCCTGCTGAAAAACTGGGGGCTGGGACCAGGGTCAGTGTGCTGTGAACCGACCCAGTGGTTTTTGTCCCTGCCTAAACCTTCTCCTTGCTAAGTGCTATGAGAGAGATTAATATTCTCCTTTTAATACTATTCTCCATGCGGATTTCCGCAGGTCTCACCAGATCTTCCCCATCTGCCAGTCTCAAAGacccatttttccttttgtctctCTGAAAACAAAGGGACAGGTACAGCCAGGTGCGATACTGGCATTTGCATTTCTGGGAGCTGGTGCCTACCAACAGCTCTTTAGGAATGAAGCCAGCTTGGGCAGTCTGCAGGGAGGAGCTGAACGAGGACCGTGCCCGGCACGGGAAGGTGAGCAGAGACTGCTGCGGtaccacagagctgcagcccagccctgtctcTGGCGGGCAAGGACTGATGAGGACGCGGAGGCGCCACCTCAAGGCGTGGGGTTCCTCTGGGATGGAAGGACGAGCCCCGTGCTGAGGCTGGAGCTTGTGCGGCAGCCCCCGCCTCCTTCGGCCGGGCTGGCACGGGAGATCAGCCCCGGGGGACACGTGCTGAGAGCCGGCACCGCGCGGAGCGACAGCGGCACCGCCGGGGCACCGGACACGGCCGGGGGACCGGGAACCACCGGGGGACCGGGCACCGCCGGGGGACCGGGCACCACCGGGGGACCGGGAACCACCGGGGGACCGGGAACCACCGGGGACAGGACACCGCCGGGGGACCGGGCACCACCGGGGGACCGGACACGGCTGGGGGACCGGGAACCACCGGGGGACCGGGCACCGCCGGGGGACCGGACATGGCCGGGAGACCGGGCACCACCGGGGGACCGGGCACCACCGGGGGACCGGACACAGCCGGGGGACTGGGCACCGCCGGAGGACCGGGAACCACCGGGGGAACCGTGGCTCCCTTCGCCGGGGCTCGGGAGGCGCTGCCAGCAGCGCAGTCCCGCGGTGCCGGGGCCCGCAGCCTCCCCCGGGCGCTGCCCCTGCCCCGGGCCCGGCGCTCCCCGCCGTCgtcgggccgggccgggcccgtGCGGTGCCCCGAGAGGACTCAccgagggagggagggagggagggaggccgCGGAGAAGCgctccgggccgggccgggcggcgctGGGCCCGCCCGCCGGCAGCcgagggcccggcccggccgctcccCGGCAACGCCGCTTCCGCCGCGaggggcgggcccggcccggggcccCGCCGGCCGTGCCCGGGCAGCCGCAGCACACGGGGGACACCGAGCCCCCGGTGCACAACAGGGATGGCACGGGGGAACCCAGGGTTCACGGCTGGAATCCGCTCCTGGGGTCACCGCCCCGCTCTGCCcgcgcaggcagctgcaggctgCAGCCCACGAGAGGTCCTTTCACCTCTCCGACTATTCTGCGGTCACGTCTCCTTCTCACCCAGCAGTCTCGGCTCCCTCCTTCCTTCACTGGGATCAGCCGGAGATGGTTTGTGAAGAGAAGGTTTGTTATAGAGAAGGAGCTGCACTTTAGATTGTTCTGCCCAATACAGACTTAGTGACAAAGGCACAAAGTAAAGTTCTCAGTTCCAGGACAGCTTCAAAACAGACCCCAAACTGACATGAAAACAGTCAGGGCTCTTCTACCTGAATGAAGGTGGTGACTGCCAGGTGAGCTCAGGACAGATTATCTCATCCATTTGACGCAGCACACAGACTCCACAGGCATTAGATGCTCACACCTATGGCAGGATCATTGAGTACAACTCCTGGCCTGCACAGGACAACCCCAagaatcccaccctgtgcctccCAGAGCATTTTCCAAATTCTTCTTGAACTCTGGCAAGCTTGGGGCCAcgaccacttccctggggagacTATTTCAGTGCCCAACCACcttctgggtgaagaaccttttcctaatatccaatctaaccATGCACTTCCTTCACAAAGCTCACAATAGAGATGAGAATGTGCAGAGCACAAGAGCAGCCACATGCTCCTACCCTTTAAAACAGTACAGCAGCGGACTTGTTCCTGCAAGAGCCTGGAAAGTAAATATCCAAAGGTAAATACCTCATTTACACACCAAGCAAAGAAAGTGGTCCCATTAATACTGCAGGGATTTTGCTTCTTACTTGGTGTCTTCTGGCAACTTTTACAGTAAGTGGGGAATGAATGAGTCTCCTGTTCACTTTTATTAAGATTGTTTTAGCTTGACCAAatcaaacacaaacacacagctgCATAGAGAATTCCCTCAACAAACacaactttttatttctgtagaaaACATTGTACTTTTCAGGAAGGTCCAGCTTATGGAACAGCAGCGTGCATGTTAATATACATAAATACACAGGGTTACAATTTAGTGggaaattcatttttaaaaaagctttcaaGTACACAAAACAAATGTAGTAAAATTAGACTATCCTTTCCACATACCTGCCTCAGAGAGAAACATTTCTCAAAAGGAATGAACTGCCACCCCATCACTTTCCAACAAATCTCTCCACTGAACACCAGCTGCAGGAGAGCATGAAGATGGGCTGGACCAGAGGGTTAATAGCCAGTGTTTGAAATCAAGAGCACATTTACCCATGGCAGTTCAGTCCCTGTTCTCTCAGCTATCAGGATGTGTGTAGTGTTGACAGTTCCCCAGCCAGCACATTAAGAGAGCTGCAAGAGGTAGGAAATACCTCCTTCCTTCCACTTTCAGGTCCCTGAAAGGTTCATGCTGTACAACTTTGTTACCCACGACACTGTGGCAGTCCTGTGACCCAGGGAGGCATTTATTTAGTAACAGTCACAGAAATGAGAACACGGCCCCACAGGCACGGCAGGGGTGCTGCCAGGCAGTAAACACAACTGACATAAGCACAGAGCTTATGGAAAAACAGCTGCTGGATGCAGGCAGCCTCTTGAGTAGAAGGAATAATGTCTACAAATACAGAAGAATAGCTCAATGCATCACAGACTTCCTGAATATTTTCCTGCCAAGACATCAACAACTGAGAATTATagtaacatttaaataaaacatcagTTTGAATGAATTTGAAAGACATTTACCACATACAGGAAGCCAAAAGGCTGATCCTTATGTTACTAACTTTAATCCATTCCTTCTACTTGTTGTCCTATAGAGTTCAGACATTTCTTGCATCGCTAAACTCTTTCCTAAAATTTTACAAACTGAGGATTAAAACATAAATCAGTCTccaagagagaagaaaaaggcatCTGAACAACAGATACTCCCTGATCTTGCTCTACGTGCTCTCATGGTTAAATCAGCAACCTGTGCAACGGGGGTTGTGTCCCATTTCCAAGCCACGCAATGGCAGAGATCCCACGATTCACTTCAGCTACTGCAAGTGCAAAGGGCAATTCAAGTTTTCCTACCAGTCTccaaagacaaaaattaaatgtctgcaaaaaacagaaacatttaaaactCTTCAAACAATTTAAACCAGAACTGTTCGATCAGAACATATTTTACATGTTTAAAAATACCAAGAAACTCAGGCTATTAAATAAGAATCTACATATCttaaaaactgtgtttttttaCATTACAGCCATAAATGTTAATCGTCCTATTTTCCAAGGTAGGAATGTTCATAAGTTATTTCTTTGAAGTGCCTCACAGAGGTTTTGGTTGGCATCTGGTTCCTCAGTCATCACCTCCACAGTCTCCCACTCACCTGACCTACTGGATTTCTTGATGGCCTCTACCACACTCTGCATGTACAGGCCATCTTCAAAAGAGGCTGCCATAGACACAGGTTTATGATCCCACGTCCGACGGTCTTCCTGCTCTTGGAAAGACTGCCGCAGGGCTTGCACCATGTACACCATTCCTTTCAGGTAAAGCAGCGGGATGTCCTTGAAGCCCTTATCCAAAAGGCCCTTGTTGACGGGCAGAGAGTCTGTAAACAGCAGCTCTTCCTGGAGCGCAGTGTTCTTCTGCCCGTACAAGTCTGTCCCACGAGCTATGAGGCGGCCGGCAGAGCCCACGATCATGACCTCGTGGATGAACGATCCGGGCATGTTGAAGTTGAGGGTCACAGTGCAACAGACACCGTCGCTCATGAGCATCTGGAACACGCAGAAGTCATCGCTGGTGACGTGGCGGATCCCGCTGATGGCCGTGTTCTGCTTCACAAAGGTCTTGAGCAAACCGTGCACCTTCTGAGCTCTCCTGCTGGTGAGGTGAGTCAGGAGGTCGATGATGTAGGTGCCCATGGTGTGCAGCCCACCCCCTCCCATGAGCTCGTCGCAGATCCAGTTGTACTTGTGGCTGAGCAGGCTGCCCCCGTAGACTCGCACGTCGCAGATGATGACGTTGCCCACGTAGTGCTCCTCTATCAGCTGCTTCATCTTCACAAAGGCGGGCAGGAAACGCAGAACGTTGCCAACGATGCTCATCAGCTTGGGGTAATACCTGGCAGCTGTGACCATCCTGAAGGCATCCACAGAGGTAGCAGCTTTCTCACACAGCACGTTCTTCCcaattcctgcagcacaaatgaaaaaataatttagcacACTTGAGCAAAACATACTCAGATGTCAAGATGTCAAGAAGTGGTGTTTTTAAAAGTTGGGCTTTCCTGCTGCAATTTCTAAGGTAAAGATCTGGGAACTAAAGCAGGAATGCCCAGTCCAGCAAGACTCAATGCTGTTTCCAGATGCTCTAGTTGCAGAGCTGACAAACTCTCACAGAAGGAGACTCCAAATAAAGAGAGGATTTTTACGTCATGAAAGATAAATGTCCAAATGGCATCACATGGCATCAGAACAAGATACAATATGAGTGCTAtagttaaaaaattatttgattacCTGTACAGccagaggacaaaaaaaaaaacaaaaaacaaaaacacgTACCCTGCAGGGAAGAGGTGGGGAAAGGGGAGATTTGATTTTCACTTTGTATTTCACCACCACTATacaatttctttaaatttatataaatgGGGCATACAATTTACTTATATAAAAAAAGGTATATATAAAAGATATACATACAGATTCTGTGTACAGAACACAAGAATTAGAAATAATGTTTTGGAAAATGGACTGTTTTAAAACAACCcttttaatttgaaagaaacTCATTTTGGTCTGCATATACAGTCTGTTTGCACAATCAGACAAAAGGTGACTCAGTTACATGGACAAGAGCTGCACCCCCAAGCTGACCCACTGCACTGTCATTGCTCCTGATGCACTTTACATAGTGCTCAGCCTAAATCAATGGGGCAGTCAATAATCCTCTTTTTGATCCTGGCTGTAAAGCAGAAATTAATAATACAAAAGAGCATGACAGTACAAGTTTTAACCAGTTCTTACATTTGGAGCTTTTCTGATATCCCCCTTCTCACAGCAGGGCTTtactttttactgttttttcctttttacatcTGTTCTGATCAAATACTTATTGAAACATTTTTCACTGTAATAACCACGTTATTCCTAACATGGTTATTACAGACACCAACTGGGGATGCCAGACCTGAAGGTCAGTCGTGGCACACCACAGTTTCTGCCCAAGAATTGCAGGAATCACTGCACACAGTGGTGGGCACCTCTCTGAGAGCTCCTCCTGAGCCAGGAGCAGACTGtgctccctgctcagcacaggtTTTAATTGACTCGCGGTGAGGAGGTACCAGCACAGGCACTTTAATCGGTCTGTGGCTCCTGCTCGCCGCGCTCCCCCTCCCGGCTGCACCCAGCCAGCCCTCCAGGAACCCTCCCCGGGCCAGcgcccagctcagctcccggGACACAGCTCAGCCGGGGACACCTATGGGAGACTCAGAACCTCTGCTTGTAATAGACACAAGTGAAATCCAGTCACAAAATGGGAAGACTACAAGTTAGAAATCCCCTATATTGATACGAGTCTACAGCAGCTTTAATGAACGAAGGGTCAGGTTAAACTTCCAGTGGACACCCTGGCTGTCCATTGGTAACCCCCATTTCAGGGACCATTTCTGACTCCGCAGTTCCCAGTCCTGCTGCAAGGGAAGGCACAACACTCAGTTCAGTAATTTTCAGGAGTAGCTGAAGCACCTGGACAAGcatctggagctgctccagtccAGTTTATCTGCCTTGTTTAAATGGTGCTTGTCTCCAGGCAGGTTACAGTAAAGCACCACCAGAGAAAGCAAAGGGGTGCTTGCAGCATCCCAAGCAGACCTGTACCCTCAAAGCTTGCAGAAAACCAAAGTGACCCTTGCTCCACAGGTACAGccctgcagccagtgctgcgctggtgctgctcccctgcagcccagccccgggtccctgcagcagggactGAGAGCAGAGACAGCCAGCCTGAGGACAGCCCTGTCACACGGGCTCTCCTTGCTCTGCTGACCAGCCTCGCCCTTGCTCAGTGCTGCTCCTCTTGTGGCAGCCCAGGCTGAGCCACTGGAGGAGCTAAAACTGGCTGATGCCTTTTTTTGGGATGGCAGCCAGTGCAGCACACTgactgctcagcacagcccacTGTGCACTGCCAGAGTGCTAGGATGGAGACCTGGGAACACAGAACAGCTCTGGGATAATCCTGCTGGTGCCTTCAGTGGAACATCcctccagctgtccccaggctcaCAGAGATGGCCGTGAAACAAGGACAAGGACCAAGTCAGAGATGGCTACAAGGTCCCTTACCAAGGTAATGGCCAtgccttttgtttttcaaggCAGTGCAGCTTACATGCCTGGATTGTTACTATTGTTTTGATAATGAATAACCTGAACTTTGTACCATATTGTTTTCCTAAACCACAGCTGCAAAATTTTCAGTTGAGGTCCTCACCAGCCAGGAGACATGAGAGCATGCATGGGTGCATTTAACTGTGGGACACGAACCACAACACAGACATTTGGTGAAATTTATTTAGTTCCTCTGAGATCAAAAGAAGTGTAAATTTAAAGAAAGCTTCTTGCTTTGCCTGTTGTGGAGATAAACCATAAGATTACACTGATTTTAATATGAACTATCCCCTGGGCTTTGATCTGCTCTGTCTGGTTCATGAACTCAAACCAGTGTCACTGCTTTGTCCCCAGGCTTGTTCATGGATGCCTGTCAGCAAGAAACTTAGGCAAGGAAACTGCACCACCTAGAaaaactggggtttttttctcctccttacCAAATGAAAGCataggttttttaaaaagtagaaaaacGTACAAAAACGAGTGATAAAAGTGTCaccattttaaaacaaacaaaccaagcccaacaaaacacaacacacaTGACCATTATTACTGCACCATTTCTGACATTTCCTAAAGCCCAGTCTCTTGGCAAGTAAACATCAAGCTGTTATAAACAATTCACAGCAAATAATTCTCTGATTATAATAATCACTGTATCAATCTCAACTTCCAAAAAAATTGTTGCTTCCGTCTTTGGCCCTACCCTGGTTCTGTGTTTCTTCAGAACATTCATGCACAGGAAACCACCCAATACTGGCTTTAAATGAGTCATGATATACTGGGCAGCAGACCTGCAAATACCACTGCAATGAACCTGGAAAGCTGAGGGGCAAGGTCAGCACCACACTAGTCTGAGACGTCCACATCACTTTACAGACCAGAACATCTCAGGACAGAGGGAGTGATTGTTACCCTTTCCTGCTTCCTCCATGCATCTCCCTGGCTTTTGCAGCCTTCCACTTCCCAAACTTGCATTTGAGCATACATACAACCTCTGTATTTCTGCACCAGCTTTAcctccctttcctcctctgGATAATGTCACCTTATGGGTTCCCAGCCTTCAATTAAGGAATCCCAATCCCTTTTAGTTAATAATCCATCAGAGAATGGTGAATCCTCTCCTTTTTAGCCCACTTGATCATCAAGAGCCACAAGACATAATGAAATGCATATTACCTAACAAGAGCTTTTAGCATATTTGAAGAGATAAATTCTAACTTACagttcaaatatttaaaaatcagaatacCTTAAAATTCAAAGGACAGTACTCTAACAAGGTAAACAAACAAATCTAAAAgtataaagaagaaaaggaaaaaaaagtctgaaatcTCTCTCTGCATATCTAAGAGGCATTGCAAATGTTTGTGCAGAGACTTGTTTACTTCCAAAAGAAATTACTGTAGAGAAAAGAGACACAACAATCCACCTTGGCTCACATGGTCTGAGATTACCTGTCCTAAAATTAACTTGTGTATCTCCTGTAAACACAGTAAAAATATCACCCTTGTTATTTACAGAATTACACGCAAACTGACACCCACGCAGCACTACAGGAGAGGACATTAACACTACAAAGTCACACACTGGGGAATTAAGAAATGTCAGGATGCCTGGGCAGTTGGCTCCCATCTCCCTGCCCAACCAGTCTGGGGTGTCATCCCTTCTTTCTCATCTAGCTGgattcctcctgctgtccccagcatctGCCCTCCTGAGTCAGGTAGAAGGATTCCTCCACCTGGGACCACATCAGCCTGCTATGGACATGGATGTGCCAAGAGTGGTCCAGGTTGAGGCCAATGTCACAGCTGAAACAGCATTTCTTAGCTCCTAATTCACAAAATTCTACTGAGTGCCTACAAATATCTTTTCAAAGAATCTCAACTTTCAAGTTTGATTTTACTTGCGGAGAAAGTATAAAGCAGAGCTGAACAACCTTCCTCTTCAAGAAAATCTCAGTTTCCTAGTAGAGAACACAGGAAAATCTAAAATGAATTAAACAATTTGGTTTGgttcatttggggtttttttggggtttttttggtttctttttttttttttttgtttctctgggtttttttaatgggtATAAAGCCATTTACCCTCTCATTATTGTCTTTGATACAGCTGATTTTTGTTACTAACT
Proteins encoded in this region:
- the GFOD2 gene encoding glucose-fructose oxidoreductase domain-containing protein 2, with product MKMLPGVGVFGTGSAARVLVPLLRAEGFSIEALWGKTEEEAKQLAEEMNISFYTSRTDDVLLHQDVDLVCINIPPPLTRQIAVKALGIGKNVLCEKAATSVDAFRMVTAARYYPKLMSIVGNVLRFLPAFVKMKQLIEEHYVGNVIICDVRVYGGSLLSHKYNWICDELMGGGGLHTMGTYIIDLLTHLTSRRAQKVHGLLKTFVKQNTAISGIRHVTSDDFCVFQMLMSDGVCCTVTLNFNMPGSFIHEVMIVGSAGRLIARGTDLYGQKNTALQEELLFTDSLPVNKGLLDKGFKDIPLLYLKGMVYMVQALRQSFQEQEDRRTWDHKPVSMAASFEDGLYMQSVVEAIKKSSRSGEWETVEVMTEEPDANQNLCEALQRNNL